In a single window of the Rhodamnia argentea isolate NSW1041297 chromosome 2, ASM2092103v1, whole genome shotgun sequence genome:
- the LOC115738965 gene encoding U-box domain-containing protein 21-like produces MVLPWGIRRAGRRAGKSKEDSSIDAASLDTEIAVPMPFRCPISLDLMKDPVTLPTGITYDRSSIERWIEAGNASCPVTKQPLGGAGRFDLIPNHAIRKMIQSWCVENCSLGVERIPTPRIPVTLYEVSEACKRIAAAANRGDAKRCYELVGKIRSWVKESERNRRCATEGGAGDALSAALELFGSASTEGRRGGLLEEIVSALAQVRPVSEEGLARLGSATSLHCILGFLNCDDLSSRQNAVLVLKEAISSNRIRRRALVEGIEEALVRMIREPIGPTATNASLVALFNMISHSPNSDKTRSKLLHLGLVPLLINLLVDSPDKGVCERVLGVLDLLCETREGRDEAFGHALTMPILVKKILRVSNLATDFAVAILWKLCKNEEGDERRALIEAIQVGGFQKMLVLLQVGCGEGAKENVRELLKLMNLYKDRVDCVDSSLDFKYLKRPY; encoded by the coding sequence ATGGTCTTGCCTTGGGGAATACGACGTGCAGGTCGCCGCGCTGGCAAGAGCAAGGAGGACTCGAGCATCGATGCGGCCAGCCTCGACACGGAGATCGCCGTCCCGATGCCCTTCCGGTGCCCGATATCGCTCGACCTCATGAAGGACCCGGTCACGCTGCCGACCGGGATCACGTACGACCGCAGCAGCATCGAGAGGTGGATCGAGGCTGGCAACGCGAGCTGCCCCGTCACGAAGCAGCCGCTCGGCGGGGCCGGCCGCTTCGACCTCATCCCGAACCACGCCATAAGGAAGATGATCCAGAGCTGGTGCGTCGAGAACTGCTCCCTCGGGGTGGAGAGGATCCCGACGCCGAGGATCCCCGTCACGCTGTACGAGGTGTCGGAGGCTTGCAAGAGGATCGCTGCCGCCGCTAACCGCGGCGACGCGAAGAGGTGCTACGAACTGGTGGGGAAGATCAGGTCTTGGGTCAAGGAGAGTGAGCGGAACAGGCGGTGCGCGACGGAAGGCGGCGCTGGCGATGCATTGTCGGCGGCGCTCGAGTTGTTCGGGAGCGCCTCGACAGAGGGACGACGCGGCGGGCTGCTCGAGGAGATCGTGTCGGCATTGGCGCAAGTGAGGCCGGTCAGCGAGGAGGGTCTCGCCAGGCTAGGATCGGCGACGTCCTTACATTGCATCCTAGGATTCTTGAACTGCGACGACCTGTCGTCGAGGCAAAACGCAGTCCTAGTGCTAAAAGAAGCCATCTCCTCCAATCGGATCAGGCGCAGGGCATTAGTTGAAGGCATTGAAGAGGCATTGGTGAGGATGATCAGAGAGCCAATTGGCCCAACCGCAACGAATGCTTCTCTAGTGGCCCTGTTCAACATGATCTCTCACTCTCCAAACAGCGACAAGACAAGGTCAAAGTTATTGCATCTGGGTCTTGTCCCTTTGCTGATAAACCTCCTCGTGGACTCACCAGACAAGGGCGTGTGCGAGAGGGTCCTGGGAGTTCTTGACCTCCTATGCGAGACCAGAGAAGGGAGGGACGAGGCCTTTGGCCATGCCTTGACCATGCCCATCTTGGTCAAGAAGATCCTGAGGGTGTCCAACTTGGCGACCGACTTTGCGGTTGCCATCCTGTGGAAGCTGTGCAAGAACGAAGAGGGTGACGAGAGGAGAGCTCTGATAGAGGCGATCCAAGTGGGTGGGTTTCAGAAGATGTTGGTGCTGTTGCAGGTGGGTTGTGGGGAGGGCGCGAAGGAGAACGTGAGGGAGCTGTTGAAGCTGATGAACCTGTACAAGGACCGGGTGGATTGTGTGGATTCTTCTCTGGATTTCAAGTATCTGAAAAGGCCATATTGA